One window of Quercus robur chromosome 5, dhQueRobu3.1, whole genome shotgun sequence genomic DNA carries:
- the LOC126727796 gene encoding receptor like protein 21-like, with amino-acid sequence MKVGASQYFSMEWPLVRSLLWVLVLVAYIHELRACIEEERMGLLELKAYLKSNTNYTEPLLPSWVYDLKSECCNWERVKCNNTTGYVIKLWLSNINHETHVYADNENWFLNESLLQPFKELRILDLSRNGIRGWQGNKGM; translated from the coding sequence ATGAAAGTTGGTGCCTCACAATATTTCTCAATGGAGTGGCCTTTAGTGAGGTCTTTACTGTGGGTTTTAGTACTTGTTGCTTACATTCATGAGCTAAGAGCTTGCATTGAGGAAGAGAGGATGGGTCTGCTAGAATTGAAGGCATATCTGAAATCCAATACTAATTATACAGAACCCCTTCTTCCATCATGGGTTTACGACCTAAAGAGTGAGTGTTGTAACTGGGAGCGGGTCAAATGTAATAACACCACTGGCTACGTTATCAAGCTTTGGCTCTCCAATATAAACCATGAAACTCACGTCTATGCTGATAATGAAAATTGGTTCTTGAACGAGTCCTTGTTGCAGCCTTTCAAGGAGTTAAGAATTCTTGATTTATCTCGCAATGGAATTCGTGGTTGGCAAGGAAATAAAGGTATGTGA
- the LOC126727797 gene encoding uncharacterized protein LOC126727797, producing the protein MEVSCEELEKVLVGSDPDRFFQIGSELPAQEKLALINFLRRNEDVFAWDPYEAPGVDSDLIRHHLNVNLDITPKKQPPRRPSREHAEAVREEVAKLKRAGAIKEVFYPEWLANTVVVKKKSGKWRVCVDFTDLNKACPKDPFPMPRIDRLVDAIVGHPRMSFLDAFQGYHQISLATEDQEKTAFVTPIGNYHYKVMPFGLKNAGSTYQRMMTRMFEQQMGKTVEVYIDDMVVKSKLVTDHIRDLGEVFHILRRYKLRLNASKCSFGVGSGKFLGYMVTHRGIEVNPDQIRAIHNMQPPRNPKEVQKLTGMIAALNRFISRSADRCRPFFLLLHKWKGFEWTGECDLAFQQLKEYLARPPIMSSPETDEVLYAYIAVAEHAVSLVLIREDNGTQRPVYYVSKSLQEAETRYLPLEKAILAVVQATKKLPHYFQAHTVVVLTQLPLKSVLRSADYTGRVAKWGTILGAFDIRYMPRTAIKGQVLADLVAEFAEPTLEGVEVSGSPNDDKRLVSTISLQEHDKWRAYIDGAANQKGSGVGLVLISPEGIILEKSLRLGFTATNNEAEYEALLEGMSMIQRLGGKCASMFSDSRLIVGQVGGELEAKDERMQRYLARAKRLQAHFEDFHLTHIPRSGNTHADSLATLATSSAQPLPRVILVEDLCRPTEEDTNGIRVHNVVEGPSWMDPLVQFLKYDSLPDDKVEADKIRRRAPRFWLSEDSKLYRRSFSGPYLLCVHPGATELILEELHEGICGSHTGGRSLSHRAMTLGYWWPSMHKEALEYVKKCDQCQRFAPNIHQPGGVLNPLSSPWPFAQWGLDILGPFPKAAGNKKFLLVGTDYFTKWVEAEALANIRDVDVKKFIWKNIVTRFGTPHTLISDNGLQFDSKAFREYCSELGIVNRYSTPAYPQSNGQAEAINKTIVNGLKRRLDDTKGRWVEELAHILWTYRTTPRRSTGETPFSLTYGAEAVIPLEINFPSQRTATFDPIVNNGLLEKSLDLLEERRDCAMVHLAQYQQKLKRGYDAKVRSRPLTPGDLVLRKVLGNARNPAWGKLGPNWEGPYRITSVAGIGAYYLEDLDERVVPRPWNVNNLKRYFY; encoded by the coding sequence atggaggtgagCTGTGAAGAGTTGGAGAAAgtgctcgtcggatcagaccccgaCAGATTTTTCCAGATTGGCTCGGAGCTTCCAGCACAGGAGAAGTTGgcgctaattaattttttgcgCCGAAACGAggatgtattcgcttgggatCCTTATGAAGCCCCTGGGGTTGACTCAGACCTAATACGCCATCACCTCAATGTTAATCTGGATATTACCCCAAAGAAGCAGCCTCCTCGGCGCCCGTCAAGGGAGCATGCAGAAGCTGTGAGGGAAGAAgtggcaaaattgaaaagagctggggctatcaaggaagtgttTTACCcggaatggttggcgaacacagtcgtggtgaagaagaagagcgggaaatggcgagtctgtgtggacttcacggacttaaacaaggcctgcccgaaggatcctttcccaatgccGAGGATAGACCGACTTGTCGACGCAATTGTCGGCcatccccgaatgagtttcttggacgctttccaaggctaccatcagatatccttggccacggaagaccaggaaaaaactgcctttgtcaccccaattggcaactatcattacaaggtgatgccttttggcctgaagaatgctgggtcgacctatcaaaggatgatgactaggatgtttgaacaacagatgggaaaaactgtcgaggtgtatatagacgatatggtagtaaagagtaaattggtgACCGACCACATCAGGGACCTTGGCGAGGTGTTTCACATTCTGAGAAGGTACAAGCTgcgactgaacgcatccaagtgctcatttggagtgggatcggggaaattccttggctacatggtaacccacCGGGGGATCgaagttaaccctgaccaaataagggccattcataatatgcaacctcctcggaatccgaaagaagtccagaagcttaccggcatgatagcagctttgaaccgtttcatctcccgctcggcggacagatgcagaccctttttcctcttattgcacaagtggaagggtttcgagtggacCGGGGAATGTGATTTGgcattccaacagctcaaggaatacctcgccagacctccgatcatgtccagtcccgagACCGACGAGGTGCTGTATGCATACATCGCCGTCGCCGAACATGCGGTTAGCCTAGTACTAatccgagaggacaacggcacgcagcggcccgtatattacgtaagcaagtcgCTACAGGAGGCGGAAACCAGgtacctccccctcgaaaaggcaatattggctgtcgtgcaagctacaaagaagctcccccactattttcaggcacatacagtGGTTGTACTGACCCAGCTTCCATTGAAATCAGTCCTCCGTAGCGCTGACTACACGGGGAGAGTAGCCAAATGGGGAACCATCTTgggcgccttcgacattaggTACATGCCACGCACTGCCATAAAAGGTCAAGTTCTCgccgatctggtagctgaatttgcggagccTACCTTGGAAGGGGTGGAAGTGTCGGGATCGCCGAATGACGATAAGAGATTGGTCAGCACGATTTCTCTGCAAGAACACGATAAGTGGAGAGCATACATCGATGGTGCAGCGAACCAGAAGGGCTCTGGAGTGGGGCTCGTTCTGATCTCTCCCGAAGGTATAATCTTGGAAAAGTCTTTGAGACTGGGATTCACagcaacgaataacgaagccgaataCGAGGCACTGCTGGAGGGGATGTCCATGATCCAGAGGTTGGGCGGAAAATGCGCAAGCATGTTCTCGGACTCGAGACTCATAGTGGGGCAAGTAGgcggggaattggaggcgaaagATGAGAGAATGCAGCGGTACCTGGCCCGAGCCAAACGCCTACAAGCGCACTTCGAAGACTTCCATTTAACACATATACCCAGAAGCGGGAATACCCACGCCGATTCCCTGGCAACACTGGCCACatcctcggctcagccccttccgcgggttattTTGGTCGAGGACCTCTGCCGCCCCACGGAAGAGGACACTAATGGTATTCGGGTACATAACGTCGTTGAGggaccaagctggatggaccctcttgtcCAATTCTTGAAGTACGATTCCTTGCCGGACGACAAAGTCGAGGCCGACAAAATCAGGAGGAGGGCTCCCCGATTCTGGTTGTCTGAGGACTCCAAGCTTTACAGACGTTCGTTCTCCgggccatacttgctgtgtgtgcacccgGGGGCTACTGAACTCATTCTGGAGGAGCTGCACGAGGGGATTTGCGGAAGCCATACGGGGGGTcggtccctctcccacagggctatgacgttgggttactggtggccgagcatgcataaagaggctctggaatatgtgaagaagtgtgaccaatgccaacggTTCGCTCCGAATATACATCAGCCGGGTGGGGTACTTAACCCAttatccagcccttggccatttgcacaatggggcctCGACATATTAGGTCCGTTTCCCAAAGCTgccgggaacaagaagtttcttctcgtcggcactgATTACTTTACGAAATGGGTCGAGGCTgaggcgctggcaaacattagggatgttgatgtcaagaagtttatctggaaaaacattgtcacccgATTCGGTACCCCAcacaccctaatctcggacaatggtctgcaatttgatagcaaggcctttagggaatattgcAGTGAATTGGGGATTGTCAATAGGTACTCTACGCCAGCCTATCCGCAGAGTAACGGACAAGCCGAGGCAAttaacaaaaccatagtgaatgggctgaagaggaggttggacgacacaaaagggaggtgggttgagGAGCTCGCCCATATTTTGTGGACGTATCGCACCACGCCCCGCcgatccacgggagaaacccccttttcgttgacctacggggccgaggccgtcatcccattagagataaactttccctccCAGAGGACTGCTACATTCGACCCTATTGTTAACAACGGGCTTCTAGAGAAAAGCTTGGACCTCCTTGAAGAGAGAAGGGATTGCGCGATGGTGCATCTAGCTCAGTATCAACAAAAGCTCAAGCGGGGCTATGACGCCAAGGTGAGGTCGAGGCCTTTGACGCCTGGGGAcctggtgctgaggaaagtcctgggcaatgcgaggaaccctgcatggggaaagctcGGGCCAAACTGGGAGGGTCCATACCGTATCACCTCTGTGGCTGGCATTGGAGCGTActatttggaagacttggacgaacgtgtagtgccacgtccatggaatgtaaataacctgaaaaggtacttttattaa